From Saccharibacillus brassicae:
ACCGAGTTCTCGCGAATGAATTCGAGGAAGGACGCGATGCCCTGCTCTTTCTCGTCAAGACGCTGTTCGTTGTTGAACATGGCGAACAAGTGGGACGAAGAACGGTTGGTGAACTTGTCCGGGCTGACGGAGTACACGTTCGTCACGCCGAAGTTAAGCGTCTCGACCGAAGCGTGCGACGTCGAGCTCCACGTACCGTCCGTCGAGAACAGGACGTTGCCGGATTGGAACATCAGGTAGCCGTCTTCGCCGAACGGAGTCATCAGGCCGGCGTCGTTGATCTTCTTGACGTCTTCGATCGCCGTCTTGAATTCCGGCGTGTCGACCGCGGGCTTGCCGTCTTTTTGAATATCGCCGTTCAGGTTCTGGATCTGTCCGAGCATCGCCCAGCCGAGCAGCGCGTCGTTGACGACGTAATCGCCTTCGTCCAACTTACCCTGCAAGCTCAAAATCTCGTCGACCGTCACGTTGTTGTCGTCCAGGAAGCTCTCCGCACCGTACTTGGCCAGCAGGTCCTTGTTGTAGTACATCACGTTGGCGTGAATATCGAGCGGAATCGTGTACTGCGTACCGTCGATGTTGCCCGCTCCCCACGCTTGCGGCAGGAAGTTGTCTTCCTTCAGTTCTGGTTGCGCTT
This genomic window contains:
- a CDS encoding extracellular solute-binding protein produces the protein MNRKLGALVTGVALTASLLAGCGNSNANDPNTITFWTPLTGEDGAYMDNLVKAYNETDPAVKVKHVVTADMYTKISTVLSSGKGVPDLAIIHADRVPGYVKQNQLEAMTAVMQAQPELKEDNFLPQAWGAGNIDGTQYTIPLDIHANVMYYNKDLLAKYGAESFLDDNNVTVDEILSLQGKLDEGDYVVNDALLGWAMLGQIQNLNGDIQKDGKPAVDTPEFKTAIEDVKKINDAGLMTPFGEDGYLMFQSGNVLFSTDGTWSSTSHASVETLNFGVTNVYSVSPDKFTNRSSSHLFAMFNNEQRLDEKEQGIASFLEFIRENSVEWAKAGQIPASKQVVDSPEFSKYMQSFFTQDEKEIESLYIYTYEYYPYIAEAVDKYVGDLVRGNLDIDEGLKTMQKEVEDKIAESGGAAAKSGE